One genomic segment of Drosophila melanogaster chromosome 3R includes these proteins:
- the ema gene encoding endosomal maturation defective, isoform A, which yields MFRSRSWFGGPWGGRPKNRLSLEHLKYLYSILEKNTTVSESNRGLLVESLRCIAEILIWGDQHDSLVFDFFLEKNMLSYFLHIMRQKSGGSSFVCVQLLQTLNILFENIRNETSLYYLLSNNHVNSIMVHKFDFSDEDVMGYYILFLKTLSLKLNTHTIHFFYNEHTNDFPLYTEAIKFFNHPESMVRIAVRTISLNVYKVQNPSMLRFIRDKTAAPYFSNLVWFIGKHILELDTCVRTDIDHQSNQKLSNLVAEHLDHLHYLSDILLLEIKDLNAVLTEHLLHKLFVPLYIFSLTPAPPPPSLAVVTQNLAAVLNRNVDIDIQEMHNPRVSSIVALFLLSLVFLVVSHAPLVHALAWVILNGDHSVFKEGAAEILNSYVEHREVVVPGFGEPDESLEQALDTVTGQSSSSSYALSEDSGVESSSPATTELDSQADAVEAEQIKLRNITDEEKQLLQKSSSSTKADFAEMAKPFLDTVLHALDCTENDYLALLSLCLIYAMSHNRGIKNEWFEQVLAKSTRGAFSYKTALIEHLLNIITQSSQPSSRIRLITVEIALELLVTFTRPSSDDSRCITAAQQDLLFSARNQSMVVIRNFYKSEDIFLDLFEDEYNEMRKAQLNVEFLCMDSTILLPPTGTPLTGINFTRRLPCGEVEKARRAIRVYFLLRRTCQKFLNEKESLLPLTNVVNLVQVENVLDLNNSDLIACTVVAKDSSKQRRFLVIDALQLILVEPDAKLLGWGVAKFVGFLQDVEVQGDKDDSRCLHITVHRGGVTHNRTPLLSAKFLFDDHIRCMAAKQRLTKGRSKARQKKMYQIAQLIEIPGQMDSPVYAVGGTMVASSSGGSGNSSGSSSRSSHHRPMFSTANRVPGFAAVLRGSNSAGVSRTQMAPNRSIEGIRNESAGRSRRRSPSSTSGSNLRADHSDRERSPSVSMGSHSSSQSRENSQPRSTGNRSRESSPRMPRPRSEEIPLEDFQHSRNNSPHSRGNPSPASRSHTPIRVLHYDQLSGHSGSPREASLGGTNALLSQLNGLNREVLPTQSSEETSFIGSDGNEATGGSEGRRRGAIETV from the exons ATGTTCCGGAGTCGCAGCTGGTTTGGCGGACCCTGGGGTGGGCGGCCCAAAAACCGCTTGTCGCTGGAGCACCTTAAGTACCTGTACAGCATTCTGGAGAAGAACACCACCGTGTCGGAAAGTAATCGTGGCCTGCTGGTGGAGTCGCTGCGCTGCATCGCAGAGATCCTGATTTGGGGCGACCAGCATGACTCGCTGGTGTTTGA CTTCTTCTTGGAGAAGAATATGCTATCGTATTTCCTGCACATAATGCGACAAAAGAGTGGAGGCTCGAGTTTCGTCTGCGTGCAGCTCCTTCAGACTCTCAACATCCTCTTTGAGAACATACGCAACGAGACGTCCCTGT ATTATCTGTTGAGCAACAACCATGTAAATTCTATCATGGTGCACAAGTTTGACTTCTCCGACGAGGATGTGATGGGCtattatatactttttttaaaGACGCTAAGTCTAAAGTTAAACACTCACACAATACACTTCTTTTACAATGAG CACACAAATGACTTTCCCTTGTATACAGAGGCTATTAAGTTCTTTAATCATCCCGAGTCAATGGTGAGAATTGCAGTGCGCACCATTTCCTTAAATGTCTACAAGGTTCAAAATCCAAGCATGTTGCGTTTTATTCGAGACAA AACGGCTGCTCCATATTTCAGTAATCTGGTCTGGTTTATCGGCAAACACATTCTTGAACTAGACACTTGTGTTCGCACAGATATAGA CCATCAATCGAATCAAAAGCTGTCCAATTTGGTTGCCGAGCATCTGGATCATTTGCATTATTTGAGTGACATTCTTCTACTGGAAATCAAGGATCTGAACGCGGTGTTAACCGAGCACTTGCTGCATAAGCTATTCGTGCCTCTGTACATATTCTCACTTACACCAGCTCCGCCCCCGCCCTCACTGGCAGTGGTTACCCAGAATCTAGCTGCTGTGCTTAATCGCAATGTGGACATCGACATACAGGAGATGCACAATCCGCGAGTGAGCTCCATCGTGGCCCTTTTCCTGCTCTCATTGGTCTTCCTGGTGGTTTCGCATGCCCCTCTGGTGCACGCTCTGGCCTGGGTTATCCTCAATGGTGACCACAGCGTTTTTAAGGAGGGTGCAGCCGAGATTCTTAATTCATACGTTGAGCACCGCGAGGTGGTTGTGCCTGGCTTCGGCGAGCCCGACGAGAGTCTCGAACAGGCCTTGGATACAGTCACCGGTCAGTCCAGCTCGTCCAGCTATGCCCTTAGCGAGGACAGTGGCGTGGAGTCCTCATCCCCAGCCACCACAGAACTGGACTCTCAAGCAGATGCGGTTGAAGCGGAGCAGATTAAACTGCGCAACATAACTGACGAGGaaaagcagctgctgcagaagTCATCTTCCTCAACGAAGGCTGACTTTGCTGAGATGGCCAAACCGTTTTTAGACACGGTCCTGCATGCTTTGGACTGCACCGAAAACGATTACCTTGCCCTGCTGTCGCTGTGCCTCATATATGCTATGTCGCACAATAGAG GCATCAAGAATGAGTGGTTCGAGCAGGTTCTTGCAAAATCAACCCGTGGCGCCTTCAGTTATAAGACAGCCTTGATTGAGCATCTGTTAAACATCATCACCCAGTCCAGTCAGCCAT CGTCCCGCATTCGGTTGATTACCGTGGAGATTGCCTTGGAGTTACTGGTCACTTTCACCCGTCCCAGCTCGGATGATTCGCGCTGCATAACCGCCGCACAACAGGATCTGCTCTTCAGCGCCCGCAATCAGTCGATGGTGGTGATCCGTAACTTCTACAAGTCGGAGGACATCTTCCTAGACCTGTTCGAAGACGAATACAACGAGATGCGAAAGGCGCAACTGAACGTGGAATTCCTGTGCATGGACTCCACCATTCTACTGCCTCCCACGGGAACGCCACTTACTGGAATCAACTTTACGCGACGACTTCCCTGCGGGGAGGTGGAAAAGGCACGCCGAGCCATTCGCGTTTACTTCCTGCTGCGTCGCACGtgccaaaagtttttgaatGAGAAGGAATCGCTATTGCCGCTTACAAATGTAGTCAATCTGGTTCAGGTGGAGAACGTACTCGATCTGA ACAATAGTGATCTAATAGCCTGCACCGTTGTGGCCAAGGACAGCAGCAAGCAAAGACGCTTTCTGGTCATTGACGCATTGCAGCTAATTCTCGTCGAGCCGGATGCAAAGCTGCTTGGCTGGGGCGTGGCAAAGTTCGTTGGCTTTCTGCAGGACGTAGAGGTGCAGGGTGATAAGGATGACTCGCGCTGCTTGCACATCACCGTGCACCGGGGCGGAGTCACTCACAACCGCACTCCGTTGCTCTCGGCTAAGTTCCTGTTCGACGATCACATCCGTTGCATGGCTGCCAAGCAGAGGTTGACAAAGGGTCGTAGCAAGGCGCGACAAAAGAAGATGTACCAGATTGCGCAACTCATCGAGATTCCTGGACAGATGGACTCTCCCGTCTACGCTGTTGGTGGCACAATGGTCGCATCCAGTAGCGGCGGAAGTGGTaacagcagtggcagcagttCGCGCAGTAGTCACCACCGTCCCATGTTCTCCACGGCCAATCGAGTGCCGGGATTTGCAGCGGTGCTGCGTGGAAGCAATAGCGCTGGGGTTAGTCGAACCCAGATGGCCCCGAATCGATCCATCGAAGG AATTAGAAATGAAAGCGCTGGCCGCTCCCGACGCCGCAGTCCCAGCTCAACTTCGGGCTCGAATCTTAGGGCCGATCACTCGGATCGGGAGCGATCGCCCAGTGTTAGCATGGGCAGCCACAGCTCCTCGCAGTCTCGGGAAAACTCCCAGCCCAGAAGTACTGGAAATCGGTCGCGGGAGAGCAGCCCTAGAATGCCCAGGCCGCG GTCGGAGGAGATTCCTCTCGAGGACTTCCAGCACTCACGGAACAACAGTCCGCACTCTCGGGGAAACCCCTCGCCTGCCTCCCGCTCACACACACCCATCCGCGTGCTCCACTACGATCAGCTGTCCGGTCATAGCGGCTCACCACGTGAAGCGTCCCTGGGGGGAACTAACGCCCTGCTAAGCCAGTTAAATGGGCTGAACCGTGAAGTGCTCCCAACGCAGAGCTCCGAGGAGACTTCTTTTATTGGGAGCGACGGAAACGAGGCCACTGGCGGATCGGAGGGCAGGCGACGGGGGGCCATAGAGACGGTTTAA
- the ema gene encoding endosomal maturation defective, isoform C, with protein MFRSRSWFGGPWGGRPKNRLSLEHLKYLYSILEKNTTVSESNRGLLVESLRCIAEILIWGDQHDSLVFDFFLEKNMLSYFLHIMRQKSGGSSFVCVQLLQTLNILFENIRNETSLYYLLSNNHVNSIMVHKFDFSDEDVMGYYILFLKTLSLKLNTHTIHFFYNEHTNDFPLYTEAIKFFNHPESMVRIAVRTISLNVYKVQNPSMLRFIRDKTAAPYFSNLVWFIGKHILELDTCVRTDIDHQSNQKLSNLVAEHLDHLHYLSDILLLEIKDLNAVLTEHLLHKLFVPLYIFSLTPAPPPPSLAVVTQNLAAVLNRNVDIDIQEMHNPRVSSIVALFLLSLVFLVVSHAPLVHALAWVILNGDHSVFKEGAAEILNSYVEHREVVVPGFGEPDESLEQALDTVTGQSSSSSYALSEDSGVESSSPATTELDSQADAVEAEQIKLRNITDEEKQLLQKSSSSTKADFAEMAKPFLDTVLHALDCTENDYLALLSLCLIYAMSHNRASRIRLITVEIALELLVTFTRPSSDDSRCITAAQQDLLFSARNQSMVVIRNFYKSEDIFLDLFEDEYNEMRKAQLNVEFLCMDSTILLPPTGTPLTGINFTRRLPCGEVEKARRAIRVYFLLRRTCQKFLNEKESLLPLTNVVNLVQVENVLDLNNSDLIACTVVAKDSSKQRRFLVIDALQLILVEPDAKLLGWGVAKFVGFLQDVEVQGDKDDSRCLHITVHRGGVTHNRTPLLSAKFLFDDHIRCMAAKQRLTKGRSKARQKKMYQIAQLIEIPGQMDSPVYAVGGTMVASSSGGSGNSSGSSSRSSHHRPMFSTANRVPGFAAVLRGSNSAGVSRTQMAPNRSIEGIRNESAGRSRRRSPSSTSGSNLRADHSDRERSPSVSMGSHSSSQSRENSQPRSTGNRSRESSPRMPRPRSEEIPLEDFQHSRNNSPHSRGNPSPASRSHTPIRVLHYDQLSGHSGSPREASLGGTNALLSQLNGLNREVLPTQSSEETSFIGSDGNEATGGSEGRRRGAIETV; from the exons ATGTTCCGGAGTCGCAGCTGGTTTGGCGGACCCTGGGGTGGGCGGCCCAAAAACCGCTTGTCGCTGGAGCACCTTAAGTACCTGTACAGCATTCTGGAGAAGAACACCACCGTGTCGGAAAGTAATCGTGGCCTGCTGGTGGAGTCGCTGCGCTGCATCGCAGAGATCCTGATTTGGGGCGACCAGCATGACTCGCTGGTGTTTGA CTTCTTCTTGGAGAAGAATATGCTATCGTATTTCCTGCACATAATGCGACAAAAGAGTGGAGGCTCGAGTTTCGTCTGCGTGCAGCTCCTTCAGACTCTCAACATCCTCTTTGAGAACATACGCAACGAGACGTCCCTGT ATTATCTGTTGAGCAACAACCATGTAAATTCTATCATGGTGCACAAGTTTGACTTCTCCGACGAGGATGTGATGGGCtattatatactttttttaaaGACGCTAAGTCTAAAGTTAAACACTCACACAATACACTTCTTTTACAATGAG CACACAAATGACTTTCCCTTGTATACAGAGGCTATTAAGTTCTTTAATCATCCCGAGTCAATGGTGAGAATTGCAGTGCGCACCATTTCCTTAAATGTCTACAAGGTTCAAAATCCAAGCATGTTGCGTTTTATTCGAGACAA AACGGCTGCTCCATATTTCAGTAATCTGGTCTGGTTTATCGGCAAACACATTCTTGAACTAGACACTTGTGTTCGCACAGATATAGA CCATCAATCGAATCAAAAGCTGTCCAATTTGGTTGCCGAGCATCTGGATCATTTGCATTATTTGAGTGACATTCTTCTACTGGAAATCAAGGATCTGAACGCGGTGTTAACCGAGCACTTGCTGCATAAGCTATTCGTGCCTCTGTACATATTCTCACTTACACCAGCTCCGCCCCCGCCCTCACTGGCAGTGGTTACCCAGAATCTAGCTGCTGTGCTTAATCGCAATGTGGACATCGACATACAGGAGATGCACAATCCGCGAGTGAGCTCCATCGTGGCCCTTTTCCTGCTCTCATTGGTCTTCCTGGTGGTTTCGCATGCCCCTCTGGTGCACGCTCTGGCCTGGGTTATCCTCAATGGTGACCACAGCGTTTTTAAGGAGGGTGCAGCCGAGATTCTTAATTCATACGTTGAGCACCGCGAGGTGGTTGTGCCTGGCTTCGGCGAGCCCGACGAGAGTCTCGAACAGGCCTTGGATACAGTCACCGGTCAGTCCAGCTCGTCCAGCTATGCCCTTAGCGAGGACAGTGGCGTGGAGTCCTCATCCCCAGCCACCACAGAACTGGACTCTCAAGCAGATGCGGTTGAAGCGGAGCAGATTAAACTGCGCAACATAACTGACGAGGaaaagcagctgctgcagaagTCATCTTCCTCAACGAAGGCTGACTTTGCTGAGATGGCCAAACCGTTTTTAGACACGGTCCTGCATGCTTTGGACTGCACCGAAAACGATTACCTTGCCCTGCTGTCGCTGTGCCTCATATATGCTATGTCGCACAATAGAG CGTCCCGCATTCGGTTGATTACCGTGGAGATTGCCTTGGAGTTACTGGTCACTTTCACCCGTCCCAGCTCGGATGATTCGCGCTGCATAACCGCCGCACAACAGGATCTGCTCTTCAGCGCCCGCAATCAGTCGATGGTGGTGATCCGTAACTTCTACAAGTCGGAGGACATCTTCCTAGACCTGTTCGAAGACGAATACAACGAGATGCGAAAGGCGCAACTGAACGTGGAATTCCTGTGCATGGACTCCACCATTCTACTGCCTCCCACGGGAACGCCACTTACTGGAATCAACTTTACGCGACGACTTCCCTGCGGGGAGGTGGAAAAGGCACGCCGAGCCATTCGCGTTTACTTCCTGCTGCGTCGCACGtgccaaaagtttttgaatGAGAAGGAATCGCTATTGCCGCTTACAAATGTAGTCAATCTGGTTCAGGTGGAGAACGTACTCGATCTGA ACAATAGTGATCTAATAGCCTGCACCGTTGTGGCCAAGGACAGCAGCAAGCAAAGACGCTTTCTGGTCATTGACGCATTGCAGCTAATTCTCGTCGAGCCGGATGCAAAGCTGCTTGGCTGGGGCGTGGCAAAGTTCGTTGGCTTTCTGCAGGACGTAGAGGTGCAGGGTGATAAGGATGACTCGCGCTGCTTGCACATCACCGTGCACCGGGGCGGAGTCACTCACAACCGCACTCCGTTGCTCTCGGCTAAGTTCCTGTTCGACGATCACATCCGTTGCATGGCTGCCAAGCAGAGGTTGACAAAGGGTCGTAGCAAGGCGCGACAAAAGAAGATGTACCAGATTGCGCAACTCATCGAGATTCCTGGACAGATGGACTCTCCCGTCTACGCTGTTGGTGGCACAATGGTCGCATCCAGTAGCGGCGGAAGTGGTaacagcagtggcagcagttCGCGCAGTAGTCACCACCGTCCCATGTTCTCCACGGCCAATCGAGTGCCGGGATTTGCAGCGGTGCTGCGTGGAAGCAATAGCGCTGGGGTTAGTCGAACCCAGATGGCCCCGAATCGATCCATCGAAGG AATTAGAAATGAAAGCGCTGGCCGCTCCCGACGCCGCAGTCCCAGCTCAACTTCGGGCTCGAATCTTAGGGCCGATCACTCGGATCGGGAGCGATCGCCCAGTGTTAGCATGGGCAGCCACAGCTCCTCGCAGTCTCGGGAAAACTCCCAGCCCAGAAGTACTGGAAATCGGTCGCGGGAGAGCAGCCCTAGAATGCCCAGGCCGCG GTCGGAGGAGATTCCTCTCGAGGACTTCCAGCACTCACGGAACAACAGTCCGCACTCTCGGGGAAACCCCTCGCCTGCCTCCCGCTCACACACACCCATCCGCGTGCTCCACTACGATCAGCTGTCCGGTCATAGCGGCTCACCACGTGAAGCGTCCCTGGGGGGAACTAACGCCCTGCTAAGCCAGTTAAATGGGCTGAACCGTGAAGTGCTCCCAACGCAGAGCTCCGAGGAGACTTCTTTTATTGGGAGCGACGGAAACGAGGCCACTGGCGGATCGGAGGGCAGGCGACGGGGGGCCATAGAGACGGTTTAA
- the ema gene encoding endosomal maturation defective, isoform B — protein MFRSRSWFGGPWGGRPKNRLSLEHLKYLYSILEKNTTVSESNRGLLVESLRCIAEILIWGDQHDSLVFDFFLEKNMLSYFLHIMRQKSGGSSFVCVQLLQTLNILFENIRNETSLYYLLSNNHVNSIMVHKFDFSDEDVMGYYILFLKTLSLKLNTHTIHFFYNEHTNDFPLYTEAIKFFNHPESMVRIAVRTISLNVYKVQNPSMLRFIRDKTAAPYFSNLVWFIGKHILELDTCVRTDIDHQSNQKLSNLVAEHLDHLHYLSDILLLEIKDLNAVLTEHLLHKLFVPLYIFSLTPAPPPPSLAVVTQNLAAVLNRNVDIDIQEMHNPRVSSIVALFLLSLVFLVVSHAPLVHALAWVILNGDHSVFKEGAAEILNSYVEHREVVVPGFGEPDESLEQALDTVTGQSSSSSYALSEDSGVESSSPATTELDSQADAVEAEQIKLRNITDEEKQLLQKSSSSTKADFAEMAKPFLDTVLHALDCTENDYLALLSLCLIYAMSHNRGIKNEWFEQVLAKSTRGAFSYKTALIEHLLNIITQSSQPSSRIRLITVEIALELLVTFTRPSSDDSRCITAAQQDLLFSARNQSMVVIRNFYKSEDIFLDLFEDEYNEMRKAQLNVEFLCMDSTILLPPTGTPLTGINFTRRLPCGEVEKARRAIRVYFLLRRTCQKFLNEKESLLPLTNVVNLVQVENVLDLNNSDLIACTVVAKDSSKQRRFLVIDALQLILVEPDAKLLGWGVAKFVGFLQDVEVQGDKDDSRCLHITVHRGGVTHNRTPLLSAKFLFDDHIRCMAAKQRLTKGRSKARQKKMYQIAQLIEIPGQMDSPVYAVGGTMVASSSGGSGNSSGSSSRSSHHRPMFSTANRVPGFAAVLRGSNSAGVSRTQMAPNRSIEGSEEIPLEDFQHSRNNSPHSRGNPSPASRSHTPIRVLHYDQLSGHSGSPREASLGGTNALLSQLNGLNREVLPTQSSEETSFIGSDGNEATGGSEGRRRGAIETV, from the exons ATGTTCCGGAGTCGCAGCTGGTTTGGCGGACCCTGGGGTGGGCGGCCCAAAAACCGCTTGTCGCTGGAGCACCTTAAGTACCTGTACAGCATTCTGGAGAAGAACACCACCGTGTCGGAAAGTAATCGTGGCCTGCTGGTGGAGTCGCTGCGCTGCATCGCAGAGATCCTGATTTGGGGCGACCAGCATGACTCGCTGGTGTTTGA CTTCTTCTTGGAGAAGAATATGCTATCGTATTTCCTGCACATAATGCGACAAAAGAGTGGAGGCTCGAGTTTCGTCTGCGTGCAGCTCCTTCAGACTCTCAACATCCTCTTTGAGAACATACGCAACGAGACGTCCCTGT ATTATCTGTTGAGCAACAACCATGTAAATTCTATCATGGTGCACAAGTTTGACTTCTCCGACGAGGATGTGATGGGCtattatatactttttttaaaGACGCTAAGTCTAAAGTTAAACACTCACACAATACACTTCTTTTACAATGAG CACACAAATGACTTTCCCTTGTATACAGAGGCTATTAAGTTCTTTAATCATCCCGAGTCAATGGTGAGAATTGCAGTGCGCACCATTTCCTTAAATGTCTACAAGGTTCAAAATCCAAGCATGTTGCGTTTTATTCGAGACAA AACGGCTGCTCCATATTTCAGTAATCTGGTCTGGTTTATCGGCAAACACATTCTTGAACTAGACACTTGTGTTCGCACAGATATAGA CCATCAATCGAATCAAAAGCTGTCCAATTTGGTTGCCGAGCATCTGGATCATTTGCATTATTTGAGTGACATTCTTCTACTGGAAATCAAGGATCTGAACGCGGTGTTAACCGAGCACTTGCTGCATAAGCTATTCGTGCCTCTGTACATATTCTCACTTACACCAGCTCCGCCCCCGCCCTCACTGGCAGTGGTTACCCAGAATCTAGCTGCTGTGCTTAATCGCAATGTGGACATCGACATACAGGAGATGCACAATCCGCGAGTGAGCTCCATCGTGGCCCTTTTCCTGCTCTCATTGGTCTTCCTGGTGGTTTCGCATGCCCCTCTGGTGCACGCTCTGGCCTGGGTTATCCTCAATGGTGACCACAGCGTTTTTAAGGAGGGTGCAGCCGAGATTCTTAATTCATACGTTGAGCACCGCGAGGTGGTTGTGCCTGGCTTCGGCGAGCCCGACGAGAGTCTCGAACAGGCCTTGGATACAGTCACCGGTCAGTCCAGCTCGTCCAGCTATGCCCTTAGCGAGGACAGTGGCGTGGAGTCCTCATCCCCAGCCACCACAGAACTGGACTCTCAAGCAGATGCGGTTGAAGCGGAGCAGATTAAACTGCGCAACATAACTGACGAGGaaaagcagctgctgcagaagTCATCTTCCTCAACGAAGGCTGACTTTGCTGAGATGGCCAAACCGTTTTTAGACACGGTCCTGCATGCTTTGGACTGCACCGAAAACGATTACCTTGCCCTGCTGTCGCTGTGCCTCATATATGCTATGTCGCACAATAGAG GCATCAAGAATGAGTGGTTCGAGCAGGTTCTTGCAAAATCAACCCGTGGCGCCTTCAGTTATAAGACAGCCTTGATTGAGCATCTGTTAAACATCATCACCCAGTCCAGTCAGCCAT CGTCCCGCATTCGGTTGATTACCGTGGAGATTGCCTTGGAGTTACTGGTCACTTTCACCCGTCCCAGCTCGGATGATTCGCGCTGCATAACCGCCGCACAACAGGATCTGCTCTTCAGCGCCCGCAATCAGTCGATGGTGGTGATCCGTAACTTCTACAAGTCGGAGGACATCTTCCTAGACCTGTTCGAAGACGAATACAACGAGATGCGAAAGGCGCAACTGAACGTGGAATTCCTGTGCATGGACTCCACCATTCTACTGCCTCCCACGGGAACGCCACTTACTGGAATCAACTTTACGCGACGACTTCCCTGCGGGGAGGTGGAAAAGGCACGCCGAGCCATTCGCGTTTACTTCCTGCTGCGTCGCACGtgccaaaagtttttgaatGAGAAGGAATCGCTATTGCCGCTTACAAATGTAGTCAATCTGGTTCAGGTGGAGAACGTACTCGATCTGA ACAATAGTGATCTAATAGCCTGCACCGTTGTGGCCAAGGACAGCAGCAAGCAAAGACGCTTTCTGGTCATTGACGCATTGCAGCTAATTCTCGTCGAGCCGGATGCAAAGCTGCTTGGCTGGGGCGTGGCAAAGTTCGTTGGCTTTCTGCAGGACGTAGAGGTGCAGGGTGATAAGGATGACTCGCGCTGCTTGCACATCACCGTGCACCGGGGCGGAGTCACTCACAACCGCACTCCGTTGCTCTCGGCTAAGTTCCTGTTCGACGATCACATCCGTTGCATGGCTGCCAAGCAGAGGTTGACAAAGGGTCGTAGCAAGGCGCGACAAAAGAAGATGTACCAGATTGCGCAACTCATCGAGATTCCTGGACAGATGGACTCTCCCGTCTACGCTGTTGGTGGCACAATGGTCGCATCCAGTAGCGGCGGAAGTGGTaacagcagtggcagcagttCGCGCAGTAGTCACCACCGTCCCATGTTCTCCACGGCCAATCGAGTGCCGGGATTTGCAGCGGTGCTGCGTGGAAGCAATAGCGCTGGGGTTAGTCGAACCCAGATGGCCCCGAATCGATCCATCGAAGG GTCGGAGGAGATTCCTCTCGAGGACTTCCAGCACTCACGGAACAACAGTCCGCACTCTCGGGGAAACCCCTCGCCTGCCTCCCGCTCACACACACCCATCCGCGTGCTCCACTACGATCAGCTGTCCGGTCATAGCGGCTCACCACGTGAAGCGTCCCTGGGGGGAACTAACGCCCTGCTAAGCCAGTTAAATGGGCTGAACCGTGAAGTGCTCCCAACGCAGAGCTCCGAGGAGACTTCTTTTATTGGGAGCGACGGAAACGAGGCCACTGGCGGATCGGAGGGCAGGCGACGGGGGGCCATAGAGACGGTTTAA